The Vigna unguiculata cultivar IT97K-499-35 chromosome 1, ASM411807v1, whole genome shotgun sequence nucleotide sequence agacatttggtCAGCTCTAATGGTCAACTTAGAAGCATATCTTCTATTTCATGACAACGTGTTTTAAATTCTAGAGTATAAGGAAATCTCTAGTGGGATAAGCGGGTGGTATTCATAGTTACAAGTACTTCTATAAaattgttcttacttgcatccttCAACATATCACAaagtattttcttattttcataccactcttgctcaatatttttgCCTCATTGATCAATTTGCAACTTTTCATCCATGGCCTCAAATTTCTTTATAACTTGACCCATTTGTATCATAACTTTTGTGAGAcccacaaaatttaaataattaaataaataattattttataaatgcgggtaagagaaacctttatggcattaaatattaACCTTCTTgatgtggaatagtactagctcaggtggttgagagtactttgattgtgtgagaggacttgggtttgagtcctatgtatgccagttgtgtgttatttaattcttagtattttttttagagaTGCTTGGGTGTGATAAGTAAGGATATAATATTTGACATATGAATATTATCGTGTAatatgacttggttgaattggttgtacaTTTAAAGTGGAATTGTGTGGtgatgggttcgaaccttggtttGAACTAAgtactttctttttgctaaaatttacTCTAGTATGCACATGAAGAGGCACGTAAACCCTAGGATTTATGGCAGCAAGGGGTGGCTGGAAAACAGAAGGTAATAGGTCATTAAGGGAGGTTAATGAGAGATTAATGGCAAAATTCGTTTTAAGgcaatttaaccattttaagAACCCAATAAAAAGCTAATTAGGAGAAGGAGAGAGGGTTTGGTGAGGTTATCTATGTGGGTGCAGTAGAGAGCACGAATTGGAGAGTTTTGGGTGAAGCTTGAGAGCTGTCTTGAGAGAATGGAAAAGAAAGGCATTagtgatcaagggagagcttGCAAGAGTCAAGGCTAAGCTAAGgaaattcaggttaggggagttcctattGCTTTGTTTGATGTTAACTTATTTACCATTGATTGAATCGTGATGTATGTGGGGTTGGGATTACACTTACATGAAAAATCAGAGATGGAATcgggtttctggaaattttccagaaaccgcctggcgggttgCGCgtgaccgccaggcgacacaagcTGTAGACCTAGTTTTTGGGTTTTTCttcatgaaccgcctggcggcagaggatgaaccgccaggcgacgcgagcacAATTTCGGGATTTTTCGATGTTTTGAGTattttgtgataattgtgatttttgTCGTGATGATCTCATATTGGAATGCATATCTTGATAATTCTATTTGGTTGTGTAGCTATGGTTATGTTGAATGCGTCCATTCTATATGAATTAAGGGTTAAGGTTTATGTTGGGGACTGGATGGAGTTCAGTTTGATTGATGACTATGATGAATATTATTGTCTGCGTGATGAATTGCTGAATTCTTGGATGAAAATGGAGAACTTCGGATTATGTTAGTGTTGGGGGTGAGTAAGCATCAAATTGATGAATTTATGGTCATAGGgaatatatgaaaaatgtttaaatGAATGCAGTTAATTTCTGTATGATGAGTATAATGGTGTTACTCCAACATGATGGCATGTACTGGACATGGGGTTGCTTGGTCGTGCTCGAGTACGGGGATCATCTTCAATTGTAAAATGTGAATTGTAAACAGGACATTGTATTATGAAATTGATGGCTTTGGGTTTggttaaaaaggtaaaaatgatGAGCATGAAATAGAATGTGACATTCAATTGTGGAAAACATGGTTAGATGTCTGAAATTGATATTGGTGTGGTTTGGATTGCATGTACACTATTTGAGTCCTCTAAGGTATAAGATACATTGCAAATTTTGTTGTTTGACTCTTGTGAATTTGGTAAGCTAGTTATAGAATCAAACCTAAAGTGCCATAAGCGTATTGTAATTGGATGGATTGAATGTTTTGTAATTTAGTATAGAATTGTGAATGGAGTGCAATAATTGTACTACAAGTCGGTATGTGGTGTGATTTGGATTCTTTAGGGGAATCTGTTAAAGTGCCAATAAACCAGTAGCAGTGcgctactggtatagcgcctgaCGGTGTGTGAGAGCCGTCAGGCGGACGGAACACAAatcagtggcagtggccacaGTTGAcgcgtggcgcttggcggtaggGAGGGTTCCGCCAGGGGGACTGGAACAACAGAGAGGCTGGAAGGAGACCGGCGCCTGACGGCGCGAGACGGGTGCGCCAAGCGGTGGCGACgagtggcgcctagcggcaggGCGGAGTTCACCAGGCGGTGATGGTGCAGCGGTGATTCTGCAGGCGCGTGGCGCTTGACGGTGTGTGATACTCGCTAGGCAATCTGGAGCTAAGTTCCGCCTAGCAGTGTGTGATGcgcgccaggcggttttggttCAGTGATAGTGCTCGAGGAGAGGTTTCTACACaactttaggtgatgttcatgatgtgaggctttggctgggggcccagttacgagtgcatcttgtattggggtaacatgtGACCACTTCAGGTTGTAGCCTAGTGGTTTAGGAAGTCGAGTGGAGTGTGtgggttgtggctcgtacggcgaggtttcggatgattgccctctttagTGGATTCTGATAGagatttggtagtctggaaACAACTACAAACTTAGGTTTGTTTTGAGGAagtccacttggtgtcacggtgagatgttgtggcaaggttattcccacgtgtggactatcaggtggtggcctgtagtcggaggggcgagtagacactcgtggaGCGAAGATCGATCATTGTTCTCACTTACAtggtatagaaatgatagacgtctaaagGCAAGTGTTGGAAGTGAAATAGTAAAACAAAAAGTGGAAAGTGTACTAACCCGGGTTTACTTTTGTTAATATGGTATTTaatgtgatatttttatttgactcaattgagtccgtATTTTCGAAAATTCGTTGCAATTGGTTTCTTTCTGTTAGTTGACCAGTAACGATGCTAATtatgtgccacatgtcagcacgtggtttttttttatttatttattttttttaatttttaattttttttataatttttttaaaaaaaattaaaattgccacgtatcaatctgacattgtgccacgtggcagagacAGTGTAATGTGGCAGtggcagtgccacgtgtcaatattggatgtgaaaagtctcaatgtagtccctgtatttattattttgtctcaatttgatcccaatttttttaaaactgaatcaattttatccctatatcagatttaatttttatataaatttacaatggtattttttattataattgatatttttaataaaattaagtttatttaaatgactattttgtattgaactttatttaaatattgtttcaaatatttatatatcaataatttattgacaaattttagaattgttataattttttttttaattttatatttgaatttataaagtttttatttttaaagcaactctaacatttatctataaattatggatatataaatatttaaaataaaatttaaataaatattagtgcaaaatacatttaaataaatttaattttgttaaaaatatcaactataataaaaataccattgtaaaatttatataaaatttaaatttgatacaagatgaaattgattcagttttaacaaaattgggacaaaattgagacaaaataacaaatatagggactacattgagacttttcacatctaatagtgacacgtggcactgtcactgccacatgACACTCTCTCtaccacgtggcacaatgtaagattgacacgtggcaattttaatttttttaaaaaaattaaaaaaaaataaaaattacaaaaaaaaaattaaaaaaaaattaaaaaaagtcaaaaaaaccacgtgctgacacgtggcacataattAGCACTGTTACTGGTcaactaacggaaaggaaccaattgcaacgaattttcgaaaatagggactcaattgagtcaaataaaaatggggggacctacttgagatttcgctacaaaaatggggacctatggaatgatttaaccttatttaaatgagctcaccctatctgtgtgtgtgtggcgatgatcatgtaacttgttacatgggagcagatgttgatgcaggtgagcagacAGACGCTTAGAGACGAAGTGGGGATATCTCAGGGGTTTTTTGTTACCACTAGTTTTCATGTTGGATTATggttttattgtaataattatacagacaattttaattgtatttcgTATTGATacgacttattttatttatattggcGCGTTGAACATCGAGATTTaaatttttcccgcgttttttttttttgggaattgatgataaataaatgagcttgttattttatttatattcttatttattttaataagtaatttccggcaAGGATGTTACAACTTCCTTGTAGGATGGttcattggttgcttcaacttgttgtggtgATAGATATTATTACGGAAAACTatgtggaacatatggttgttgtggatagtaATTGTAATCCATCTATAAACTACATTGTTGATAATTTTCGTATAAAAATGATTTtccatttttgaaagaggttttctgaaaagaaataatttgaaaccttgttgagtagacttttAGAAAAGAGAGGTGtatctcaatggacaacttaagttatctttccttagccaaagtgttacCTACTAGTCTCACAAATTTCTCAACAAAATTCTTCAAccaaaaattatgattaaaaaaattaaaataactaaagaaaataaaattaaagttagaaaaaaattgagaaaaagatgttagtgataaacaaaaatgaaattataacaagaaaaaaaaactaaagtaatAAAAGTTCTAACCACGTTCCTCGACAACAACACCAAATTTGGTAATGTTGTCGTTTATGCtgtcaaattaatactacttatctataacaacttcagtattgttaagagagcagtcaacaaaatagaaaaggtACGGTAACCCAAAGTCAACTCCCAATGAACACATAATTGATTCttgacaaattagttcttataaaaactatataaaagggttagtcaaataaaataagaaataaagaaataaaattggtgaaagataaaaagatagaaaaacaatgataaagaaaatagattgattccactactttttcaaattaggattcatcattggttttgtacaaattattgttattgatttcttgtcttagatttcaaaattaattaatgtaacttctcaattaatttgtcaGTGTcctctgtaacatccctaaggaatattactattttttttataaataaaattccaattaaaaaaataccgcATTGATTataactatttcccaaaaatgcggaaaatttaaaaccataattagTACCATACATAGTCCGAATGTACAATAtcgttaaataaaaatattattaaaattcatcataaaaatatttacatcaaaatcaaaacaacaaAGTTTCTTTCAAATCCCACGTAGCCCATGCTCTCCGTCTCTAAGTAGCTCCTGGCTCACCTATCACATCATCTGCTACCGGATAATAAATTATCCGATCATCACCatacacacacagaaagggtgagctatgcacaacatatataaacaaaacatgatataaatatgtttcccaACCTAAAATAACACAACTAACTTtataatttccaaatcacccaaaccatgacctcatagtccttcatgagtcatatgcatgaactaagtcttgggacttccttgtgctcccacgaaactaactcattcgtggtccaaccctatgagcctatctcgctcatagtcctgccctacagactcctcgtctgtagtaaaacatccaagtctcaatACTTAGACCCTGGCAcacacgcaatcaccatactatggactcctcgctcgatagtagccgacgggaacaacacagttccttgcccatcgtgcgcccgacacatgcaatcaccatactaaggactcctcgcccattagtagccgacaggaactcaaccagttccatgcccatcatgtgtccaaccaccgagcacatcccagacccctattggacttagtccttcaagccccaaacaccacaccacatgcatacaCATCCTATGCTTAGGAATAAACAACCAAAACATCACGCACAAGCACACTCTAACCCAAAATTTCTCAACATCAACACGtcatctcacttaggcgagatcctctcgcctgGACGAGTCACACTTTCGCCCAAACAACAACAAACCTCGCTTAGACGAGCATTCGACAAAACCAACATGAACACACTTCgagaactcgcttaggcgaaccactctcgcctaggcgagagtgttAGTCGCTCAAAACTCCAAAGCCTCTCGCCTGGGTGAGTTATCGCGCTCAAACCTCTAGGTctcctcgcgacctcgcttaggtgagtgcctctcgcctgagcgagagaccacGTCGCTCAAACCTCTCCTTGGTCGCCTAGACGAGAATCATGAACCAGAACTCTAGGTGCgactctgcaactctcgcttaggcgagatagaCCCGTTTGAGCGAGACTTGCAGGGTTTCGAGTCTGATCACGTGCACAGTTCACTCTAATAATGCACAAACATACCAAAACACAGTACAAGCACTCCAAAACAATGTATAACATTCCCATTCACTCTAATTTAACACTTAAACTCGTATAACATGCTTTGTACCCATTGGAGATACCTCAATTCGAAAATTACCCAAGAGAACCACACAATACCCCAAAACCCCCATCCAACACTTGCTACACATAAAGGACTTGACAACAATCTAGAAGCCTTGATTCGCAATCCCCGCTTGGTCCAGCCCTTGCACACTCAAACTCTCTCTATAGCAGTTACCCAAGTGCCTttctgctaggttttctttaccccttcacattcatgccacaACTAataattagcaaaaataaaacttatgctttacccaccaaggtttgaacccatgaccttccacttataaggccaaagcacaaccactataccAAATCACATTTGATGATACCCTCCCATCAAAACAGTTTACCTCATCAAtcccatactcatacatattataaaaaggcaataataaaataacaacacataattggcatacatagaactcaaacccaagtcctctcacacaatcaaagtactctcaactatTTGAGCTaacacttttccacgtcaccttaaacaacaataaatatcataaagacaccttctacccgcatttattaattaattaattatttaattaattaattttctcgggtcttacatccTCATTATATATAGGACTTGTTTTTTCTACTTCtctttggtctctttatatgGGACTTTGACTCAGATattttgttgctaaaatctctcatatatgtttttaaaataaagataaagataaatataatttatctttaaagttgttatgaatatctaaaaatatttggacaaatatagactatttgacaaatatagttggttgataattttagatataataaattaattatttaccgatatttgataaattatcacctactaatatttgtattaaagatatatttgtttgttgtggaaatataaaaagatttaagaaaatcttgacatattttaaaatatttgacaaatattGTCAGTTGATaattactaatataattaaattaattataactaataaatttTCATCACCTGAATTTTGCCCAATTTTCCATTTCAGTCCTTGTAATTACGCAGAACAAATTTGCTGAGAAGtgcaaatatattaatatttgcaaTTTAATCCCTCTTGTTGGACCAACCTTTGACCAGACTTTGACCATAGTTGATTTCCAATTAGGGTTTTCCAGTTGGCATTCCATCTCTCTCCATAATTAGAGTTTCAATGTTCACGTTTTGGTGCAGGTGCATCTTCAAGGTTTTGGGATGCGTGGTGGATTCATGATGTTGTAATGGAGGTTGTGCGGTGGTGTTCGTGGTTGCTTCATTCTTGCAGGTGAGGCTGCAATGGTGAACAAACTGGCTTCAATGGAGTTTCTTCGTGGTGGCGGCATAGTGGTTGCACTTTCTACCTAGGGTTTTGGTTGGTTATATGGAGAAAGATAGTAATATGAATTGAAAGAACggttccagctcccctaacctgggtTCCTTGCTACAAAAAGTGCATTAATCTTTGAGTCCTTGATTCCAATTAGCCTTAGCTTGTGATTCCTCCTTAAAAACTCCTTCTCAACTCTCACCTCTCCCTCTTCGCACTGTTATTCACTCCCTCAATATGCACCAATGACAGCCTTAGCAAAAATCCACTCTCCCTCCCTTAATTCTCACtaaatttttatcttaattagCAATGAATggacaaaaacaaaattgtgtaTTAAGGCTGAACTTAATTGTCATTCAAAGTTCATTAGTGGCTGTTTTTCCAGCCCCTCTTGGCTGCCCATTATCAACTAAGGTTActctgccctttcacattcatgccaaaactaattttagcaaaaagaaagcttagtttgtatctaccaaggtttgaacccataaccatgttaatgtcaaatcaatgcacaaccattcaagtaattcatgttttatgaaaatttataaaattctaggattatattatcactcatcatgatccaacacattattaaaataataagaaattaaataacacacaaatggcatacaagtcccctcacacaatcaagtactctcaaccatttgagctagtactgtTCCACATCATACCTGTCagtattaaatgccataaaggcttccgctacctacatttattaattaattatttatttaattaattaaattttgcggATCTTACAGATATGGTGGCTTAGGAAACATGACAACTATTCAGCAATCACCTTATCATGTGGACAAGACTTATCAACTTTAATGGGAAGGCATGCCACACAAAGGTAACCTTGGATGTGATATTACCCTAGCATGCATTGGATGGATGGGATGGCTTAAGACACATGTCAACAATTCATAATGCACCTTGCAATGTGGACAAGATTTATCAACTTTAATGGAAAGGCATGCTACACAGAAGTCACATGGCACCCTAACATCCACATGCACTTGTCAACCTCAAACAACACAACTTTAATCCTATAAAATACATCATACACCACACTTAAACCATATACTATTGTTAGCATTAGACGTTGAAAAACCTCATTATACGAACCTGATAGCTAATAGGCTTTGCTGATAACAAAATCTATAAGGAATAAGGAAGAAAAGTTAGTATAACATTGTTCCAAAATATCTAAGAATAATTAAGATTAATATCCAAATTAGCATTGAACATAGGAAAGGATAACTAGGTCAAAGACCTTATTAGGCACTCATAAACAACCATTAGGAAACAATGTTTTTTACTGTGAACATATATAATTGTTAGGCTAATGTTTGTTCAATGAGTGGGAGTAAAAGCACTAAGAAAGCATAAGtgacaaaagaaacataatgcCTGAAGTCTAAAGCAAACACAATGAAAGTGAATTTTAGACAAGTTCAAGACAAAAGTGCAAAGATAGGAGAGTCACAAAAGTCATCAGATGCATTTTAGTGTGCAGACTCAGCTAGACTCAATTAATGAGATCATTGAACACACTATTCAATGTGATAACACAAGACATTAAACTCATACAAATGTTAGACGaatcaaatcaatttataatGTGACAACCAAAGAACAATGTTAATCCAATACAACCAATCTTTTCatcaatttgaaaataacactagttatattttctaattatttacttcttaaattattaattatctaaattaattattttctcattttctacGCCTAACttatctttaaataaattattattactaaatatgtatatatttgtcaattttaattaaaaaaatatttatcaaatattatttaaatcatttttagctttttttccttctttctttttaaaaaaatagaaaaataaaaaataaagttcagaATTTAATTTTCCGAAACGGATTTTCTAATACTTAACTCACCAATTAAAGGTTACAATTTGgttttcagaaaataaaattctaacttgaaaaaaaaagataatatctATGTAAATATTATCTCAAGTAtgcattcaaataaaaataaaagtatacgGGTCAAATAAAAAGCGTAATTGAACACCCACTGCACACACAGCTTGACAAAAGCCAAGGCAAAAACCGAACAATAAATTCATGGGCaccatattaaataaataaataaataaatccaaCCACACCACATTCATTTTCTTTGATAACATTTAATAAACAAACCACACaaactatttaattaaatttatttactcttttcatttctttctctctcaccAATTGTACCTGCCAAGTACGCTTACCTGTACCTCCCAGTCTTCTCGCATCATCACCTTTTCATTTGCGTACACCCTCTTATTAGAATCCCAATCCCACCCTTCAcccatataatataatataacactCTTCTCTTCATCTTTAACCACTCCAACCACAACCACAAACCTCAACACTCAATCCTCAACAACCAACATCTGCCTCTGCTcctctcactctcactctcactCACACTATTTCTCTATTTCTCAGATGAAGCAGCTCATCCGTCGCCTCTCGCGCGTCGCTGACTCCTCAAATTACACGCTCCTCCGCTCGGACTCTTACTCCTCGTCTCGGGGCTGCCGCCGCCGCCACCGGTCCGAGTCGTTCCGCGCCTCCAAGATCCGCCGCTCCTCTGCGGTGGTTCCGGAGGGGCACGTGCCGATCTACGTCGGCGACGAGATGGAGAGGTTTGTGGTGTGCGCTGAGCTCCTCAACCACCCTGTCTTCGTGAAACTACTCAACGAATCCGCGCAGGAATACGGCTACGAGCAGAAAGGCGTGCTCCGGTTGCCATGCCGCGTCTTCGACTTCGAGCGCGTGCTCCACGCGCTCCGCCTTGGCCTCTACGCGCCTGACGTCTCCGAGCTCCTTAGCTTCTTGCCGGAAGAATTATCCTGagaagtaaatgaaaaaaaaaaaaaagaatacgCTGCTCGTGATTTGGCTGGATCTTTTGCTGGTTTTGTTGCGCTGTATATACACATTAGGAACTTGAGAAAAAAGAGGCACAGAAATTTAGGGTTTGTAATTGTTTTTCCTTGGGTTCGGTTTCTTCAGGTTGTTGTTGTTCTGTCACTGTAAAGGCGAAGATATTTTTAACGCCGTTGTTTGCGACCGGAGAATGAGAATCATCACTTTTTTGTCATTTCCGTTACTTTCTTTCTCGGTCACTTTCTCAGTAAACAGACCGAAAAAGAAAACctgtgacttttttttttaaccgtTCGGGGATGTTAACCGCTCCGTTCTTTCTGCAGCGGTTTTAGTTTCTTTGTAAGTAAATTTGaaagtgaaattaattaaatttcagtTTAATTTAATTGCAGTTTAATGATAGTGTTGCGCGAGTGGGAATTGGAAGGAAAATATTCCTGGACCGAATTGGGACCTTGAACTGCAGTTATGTTCTACTGTTATTACCAAAGGGAAAATACGCATTGTcgtgtcttttatctttgagtagtcttttttaataaataaagaataaaacttTGGCGAATATACAATAAAACAgttttattaaacattaaaataactaaattataa carries:
- the LOC114178268 gene encoding auxin-responsive protein SAUR71-like, whose amino-acid sequence is MKQLIRRLSRVADSSNYTLLRSDSYSSSRGCRRRHRSESFRASKIRRSSAVVPEGHVPIYVGDEMERFVVCAELLNHPVFVKLLNESAQEYGYEQKGVLRLPCRVFDFERVLHALRLGLYAPDVSELLSFLPEELS